From Pseudomonas sp. stari2, a single genomic window includes:
- the peaD gene encoding quinohemoprotein amine dehydrogenase subunit beta → MHNIKACGLAALAVLSVCSLPVLADENAALQDGHEYMLTTNYPNNLHVIDLSTDSLYKTCKMPDAFGPGTVQLSPDRKTAYVLNNHYADVYGVELDSCKQVFHASITQQPGEKARSMFAFTVSHDGKELYTIANPTLMLNDHYEVKQPRLDVYATDAGMNAKPVRSFPAPRQLTIMQSGDDGTLYVAGADVYKVDVKSGKFDVLIPSRHWKRPNYSAPDVLYVWNQQTYRHDFSLLYTAAKFKDKKQDPATAEYLYGLFSVDLKTGKTETTDFGPLTEIYFSGMRSPKDPNLMFGVLNRLAKYDIKQKKLIQAATLDHSYYCISFNKDGSKIYLAGTFNDVAIFDAETMKQTGSIKLPGGDMAITTAQIFVR, encoded by the coding sequence ATGCATAACATCAAAGCCTGCGGCCTTGCCGCACTCGCGGTTCTGAGCGTCTGTTCGCTACCGGTTCTGGCCGATGAAAACGCCGCGCTGCAAGACGGTCACGAGTACATGTTGACCACCAATTACCCGAACAACCTGCACGTCATCGACCTGTCGACCGACAGCTTGTACAAGACCTGCAAGATGCCCGATGCCTTCGGCCCCGGCACCGTGCAGCTGTCGCCGGATCGCAAGACTGCCTATGTGCTGAACAACCATTACGCCGACGTTTACGGTGTCGAGCTGGACAGCTGCAAGCAGGTGTTCCACGCCAGCATCACTCAGCAGCCGGGCGAGAAGGCACGGTCGATGTTTGCGTTCACCGTCAGCCATGACGGCAAAGAGCTGTACACCATCGCCAACCCGACGCTGATGCTCAACGATCATTACGAGGTCAAGCAGCCGCGTCTGGACGTCTACGCCACCGACGCCGGAATGAACGCCAAACCGGTGCGCAGCTTTCCGGCGCCACGGCAGTTGACGATCATGCAGAGCGGCGATGACGGCACGCTGTATGTCGCTGGCGCCGATGTGTACAAGGTCGATGTGAAGAGCGGCAAGTTCGACGTGCTGATCCCCAGCCGTCACTGGAAGCGCCCGAACTACAGCGCGCCGGACGTGCTCTACGTGTGGAACCAGCAGACCTACCGCCACGACTTCTCGCTGCTGTACACGGCAGCCAAGTTCAAGGACAAGAAACAGGATCCGGCCACCGCTGAATACCTGTACGGCTTGTTCAGCGTCGACCTGAAAACCGGCAAGACCGAAACCACCGACTTCGGCCCGCTGACCGAAATCTACTTCAGCGGCATGCGCTCACCGAAGGATCCGAACCTGATGTTCGGTGTGCTCAACCGTCTGGCCAAGTACGACATCAAGCAGAAGAAACTGATCCAGGCAGCCACGCTGGACCATTCCTACTACTGCATTTCGTTCAACAAGGATGGCAGCAAGATCTACCTGGCCGGGACGTTCAATGACGTGGCGATTTTTGATGCCGAGACCATGAAACAGACCGGCAGCATCAAGTTGCCGGGGGGGGATATGGCGATCACCACGGCGCAGATATTTGTCCGGTAA
- the qhpC gene encoding quinohemoprotein amine dehydrogenase subunit gamma encodes MKHLKAINNKALKLDQAADENRIEEVVAMSSVAGCASTTDPGWEIDAFGGVSSLCQPMEADLYGCSDPCWWPAQVPDMMSTYPDWNKDAQASNDNWRNLGTVFPKDK; translated from the coding sequence ATGAAACATCTCAAGGCAATCAATAACAAAGCGTTGAAGCTGGATCAGGCTGCGGACGAGAACCGCATCGAGGAAGTGGTGGCGATGAGTTCCGTCGCCGGCTGTGCCTCGACCACCGACCCGGGCTGGGAAATCGATGCGTTCGGCGGGGTGTCGTCGCTGTGTCAGCCGATGGAAGCTGACCTGTATGGCTGCTCCGATCCGTGCTGGTGGCCGGCCCAGGTGCCGGACATGATGAGCACCTACCCGGACTGGAACAAGGATGCCCAGGCGTCCAACGACAACTGGCGCAACCTCGGCACTGTCTTCCCGAAAGACAAGTGA
- the peaB gene encoding quinohemoprotein amine dehydrogenase maturation protein, producing MGAILNLVERNLHEVHVDADRMLFHIPSSSLFASDELTGTIIDALRGPGCSSEDLIQRLGARFNGEEINETLRELISLELVSDGSPLTPDIAVKRVERTAINTVVLNVNTGCNLSCTYCYKEDLDKPSAGKKMDVETAIASVEMLLRESPDEERFTVVFFGGEPLSNRKLIEYMVDYCEKRFAEAGKFVEFVMTTNATLLTEETVDYLNAHRFGLSVSIDGPKTVHDRNRITVGGQGTYDVVRRKAEMLLSRYNSRPVGARVTLTTGVTDVETIWDHLFNELGFAEVGFAPVTSGDISSFNLTTDELIEVFASMKRLGRRYLEAALEHRNIGFSNLHQLITDIHEGHKKALPCGAGLKMLAVDHKGELNLCHRFTGSSLPTFGNVHSGVKQVELNDFLSQRLDRTNTGCHDCQIRNLCSGGCYHESYARYGDPAHPTYHYCELMRDWVDFGIEVYTRIMAANPAFISSYITPRKAH from the coding sequence ATGGGCGCTATCTTGAATCTGGTCGAACGTAATCTGCATGAAGTGCACGTCGACGCCGACCGCATGCTGTTTCACATCCCCAGCAGTTCGCTGTTTGCCAGCGATGAACTGACTGGCACCATCATCGATGCGTTGCGCGGCCCCGGCTGCTCCTCGGAAGACCTGATCCAGCGCCTCGGCGCGCGGTTCAACGGCGAGGAAATCAACGAGACCCTGCGCGAGCTGATCTCGCTGGAGCTGGTCAGCGACGGCTCGCCGCTGACGCCGGACATCGCCGTAAAACGTGTCGAGCGCACGGCGATCAATACCGTGGTGCTCAACGTCAATACCGGCTGCAACCTGAGCTGCACCTACTGCTACAAGGAAGACCTCGACAAGCCGTCCGCCGGCAAGAAGATGGACGTCGAAACCGCCATCGCGTCAGTGGAAATGCTGCTGCGTGAATCCCCTGACGAAGAGCGCTTCACCGTGGTGTTTTTCGGCGGCGAGCCGCTGAGCAATCGCAAGCTGATCGAGTACATGGTCGATTATTGCGAGAAGCGTTTTGCCGAGGCCGGCAAGTTCGTCGAATTCGTCATGACCACCAACGCCACGCTGCTCACCGAAGAAACCGTGGACTACCTGAATGCCCACCGCTTCGGGCTGTCAGTGAGCATCGACGGGCCGAAAACCGTGCACGACCGCAACCGCATCACCGTGGGCGGGCAGGGTACTTACGACGTGGTGCGGCGCAAGGCCGAAATGCTGTTGTCGCGCTACAACAGTCGCCCGGTCGGCGCGCGGGTGACCCTGACCACCGGCGTCACCGACGTTGAAACCATCTGGGATCACCTGTTCAACGAACTTGGTTTTGCCGAAGTCGGGTTTGCTCCGGTGACTTCCGGCGATATCAGCAGTTTCAACCTGACTACTGACGAGTTGATCGAAGTGTTCGCCAGCATGAAACGCCTCGGCCGGCGTTATCTGGAGGCTGCGCTGGAGCACCGCAATATCGGTTTCTCCAACCTGCATCAGTTGATCACCGATATCCACGAAGGCCACAAAAAGGCCCTGCCATGCGGGGCCGGGCTGAAGATGCTGGCGGTCGATCACAAGGGCGAACTGAACCTGTGCCATCGCTTCACCGGCTCGTCGCTGCCGACTTTCGGCAACGTCCACAGCGGCGTTAAACAGGTCGAACTGAACGACTTTCTGTCCCAGCGCCTGGATCGCACCAACACCGGTTGCCACGACTGTCAAATCCGCAACCTGTGCTCCGGCGGTTGCTACCACGAGAGCTACGCCCGCTACGGCGATCCGGCACACCCGACGTATCACTACTGCGAACTGATGCGTGACTGGGTCGACTTCGGCATCGAGGTCTACACCCGGATCATGGCCGCCAACCCTGCGTTCATCAGCAGCTACATCACTCCGCGCAAGGCTCACTGA
- the peaA gene encoding quinohemoprotein amine dehydrogenase subunit alpha — MKRKLRSGMSASLLAVAACVALHSPHSLAARDAQTILKETCQGCHTPEAGDQLSRISHQRKTPEGWLMSIARMQTMHGLQISDEDRRTLVKYLADTQGLAPSETDGVRYALERRLNTVEQFDEKTAQMCGRCHSGARIALQRRPAQEWERLVNFHLGQWPSLEYQALARDRDWFDIARKEMVPLLAKRYPLDNPAWQAWIKTAPKAEALVGDWSFSGHLPGKGELAGTMTVAADGSDTFKVAVKGQYADGSPFNGDGSAILYSGYEWRGNVTVDGVTMRQVFAAQGNAMQGRMFEAEHDERGLDFVAAKQGSQRLLAVQPGYVKAGSETEVTLIGSGLSGKPNFGKGVDVVEVVEQNAERIKVKVKAVANAQPGLRAVSVGRLKGPSLSVYSTIASVKVVPEFSVARIGEGGGSTPKVQGRFDAEAWGKGADGKPYRIGVFPAQWKVEAFDERAKEDEDVKFAGTMQADAGVFTPGDAGPNPARKMSTNNAGNLKVIAAVDDAGKSLTGEGHLIVTVQRWNNPPIP; from the coding sequence ATGAAGAGAAAACTCCGATCAGGCATGAGCGCCAGTTTGCTGGCCGTGGCCGCTTGTGTGGCCCTGCATTCGCCCCACAGCCTGGCAGCCCGCGACGCCCAGACCATCCTCAAGGAGACCTGCCAGGGTTGTCACACCCCTGAAGCCGGCGACCAGTTGAGCCGCATCAGCCACCAGCGCAAGACCCCGGAAGGCTGGCTGATGAGCATTGCCCGCATGCAGACCATGCACGGTTTGCAGATCAGCGATGAAGACCGTCGGACGCTGGTCAAATACCTGGCCGACACCCAGGGCCTGGCACCCAGCGAAACCGATGGCGTGCGTTACGCGCTGGAACGACGGCTGAACACCGTCGAGCAGTTCGACGAGAAAACCGCGCAAATGTGCGGCCGCTGCCACTCCGGTGCGCGGATCGCCCTGCAACGGCGTCCGGCTCAGGAATGGGAGCGCCTTGTGAACTTCCACCTCGGCCAATGGCCGTCGCTGGAGTATCAGGCGCTGGCCCGTGATCGCGACTGGTTCGATATCGCCCGCAAGGAAATGGTCCCGCTGCTGGCCAAGCGTTATCCGCTGGACAATCCTGCATGGCAGGCCTGGATCAAAACCGCACCGAAAGCCGAAGCGCTGGTCGGCGACTGGAGCTTCAGCGGCCACCTGCCGGGCAAGGGTGAACTGGCCGGCACCATGACCGTCGCCGCCGATGGCAGCGACACCTTCAAGGTTGCCGTCAAAGGCCAGTACGCCGATGGCAGCCCGTTCAACGGCGATGGCAGTGCGATCCTCTACAGCGGCTACGAATGGCGCGGCAACGTGACCGTCGATGGCGTGACCATGCGCCAGGTGTTCGCCGCACAAGGCAACGCCATGCAAGGCCGGATGTTCGAGGCCGAGCACGATGAGCGTGGCCTGGACTTCGTCGCCGCCAAACAGGGTTCGCAGCGCTTGCTGGCGGTGCAGCCGGGTTATGTGAAGGCCGGCAGCGAAACCGAAGTGACCCTGATCGGCAGCGGTTTGAGCGGCAAGCCGAATTTCGGCAAAGGTGTGGATGTAGTCGAAGTGGTCGAGCAGAACGCCGAGCGGATCAAGGTCAAAGTCAAAGCCGTAGCCAATGCCCAGCCGGGCCTGCGCGCCGTCAGCGTCGGGAGGCTGAAAGGCCCGAGCCTGTCGGTGTACAGCACGATCGCTTCGGTCAAAGTGGTGCCGGAATTCTCGGTGGCGCGGATCGGCGAGGGCGGTGGTTCGACGCCGAAAGTCCAGGGCCGCTTCGACGCCGAAGCCTGGGGCAAGGGCGCCGACGGCAAGCCGTATCGCATCGGCGTGTTCCCGGCGCAATGGAAAGTCGAAGCCTTCGACGAGCGCGCCAAAGAGGACGAAGACGTCAAGTTCGCCGGTACCATGCAGGCCGACGCAGGCGTGTTCACCCCGGGCGATGCCGGGCCGAATCCGGCACGCAAGATGTCCACCAACAATGCCGGCAACCTCAAGGTGATCGCCGCCGTCGACGATGCAGGGAAATCCCTGACCGGCGAAGGCCACCTGATCGTCACCGTGCAACGCTGGAACAATCCACCCATTCCCTGA
- a CDS encoding DUF1652 domain-containing protein: protein MISTLEIQNIIEHSFQPLVCTCSVAADQSLTIRVCDCMTGKVELLASHVPLWTLDSTHALATLIADMRLEIEAHKSREPMYYI, encoded by the coding sequence ATGATTTCAACCCTGGAAATCCAAAACATTATCGAACACAGTTTTCAACCGCTGGTCTGCACCTGCAGTGTGGCAGCGGATCAGTCGCTGACGATCCGTGTCTGCGATTGCATGACCGGCAAGGTCGAATTGCTGGCCAGCCATGTCCCGCTGTGGACGCTGGACAGCACCCACGCGCTGGCCACGCTGATTGCCGATATGCGCCTGGAAATCGAGGCGCACAAGAGCCGGGAACCCATGTACTACATCTGA
- a CDS encoding aldehyde dehydrogenase family protein produces the protein MPLPYLLPATSAFIQRPPRMLIGGDWVEAADGQTMPLHNPATGEALCVVPRATPEDVDRAVLAARQAFDDSAWSRTRPRERQNLLWKLADLMQRDAELLAQLECLNNGKSAAVAQVMDVQLAIDFLRYMAGWATKIEGSSVDVSLPLMPGDQFHSFIRREAVGVVGAIVAWNFPLLLACWKLGPALATGCTVVLKPADETPLTALKLAELVLEAGYPEGVFNVVTGTGITAGSALTHNPLVDKLTFTGSTAVGKQIGKIAMDSMTRVTLELGGKSPTIVMADADLKTAAAGAASAIFFNQGQVCCAGSRLYVQRKHFDNVVADISDIANAMKLGNGLDPSVEMGPLISARQQERVYNYIEMGRESGATIACGGEQFGPGFFVKPTVIVDVDQQHSLVQEEIFGPVLVAIPFDDEADALRMANDSPYGLGASIWSNDLAAVHRMIPRIKSGSVWVNCHSALDPALPFGGYKMSGVGREMGYAAIEHYTELKSVLIKL, from the coding sequence ATGCCCCTGCCCTATCTGCTTCCTGCCACCTCGGCCTTCATCCAGCGCCCGCCGCGCATGCTGATCGGCGGCGACTGGGTCGAAGCCGCCGACGGCCAGACCATGCCGCTGCACAACCCAGCCACTGGCGAAGCGTTGTGTGTGGTGCCACGCGCCACACCGGAAGATGTCGACCGTGCGGTGCTCGCCGCCCGACAAGCCTTCGATGATTCAGCGTGGAGCCGCACCCGCCCGCGTGAACGGCAGAACCTGTTGTGGAAACTCGCCGACCTTATGCAGCGCGACGCCGAACTGCTGGCACAACTGGAATGCCTGAACAACGGCAAGAGCGCTGCCGTGGCGCAAGTGATGGACGTGCAACTGGCCATCGACTTCCTGCGTTACATGGCTGGCTGGGCCACCAAGATCGAAGGTTCCAGTGTCGACGTTTCACTGCCGTTGATGCCCGGCGATCAGTTCCACAGTTTCATCCGCCGCGAAGCCGTGGGCGTGGTCGGCGCCATCGTCGCCTGGAATTTTCCGCTGCTGCTGGCCTGCTGGAAACTCGGCCCGGCGCTGGCCACCGGTTGCACCGTGGTGCTCAAACCGGCCGACGAAACCCCGCTGACCGCGCTGAAACTGGCGGAACTGGTACTGGAGGCGGGTTATCCGGAAGGCGTGTTCAACGTGGTCACCGGCACCGGCATCACCGCCGGTTCCGCCCTGACCCACAACCCGCTGGTCGACAAACTGACCTTCACCGGCTCCACCGCCGTCGGCAAGCAGATCGGCAAGATTGCCATGGATTCGATGACCCGGGTCACCCTGGAACTGGGCGGTAAATCACCGACCATCGTCATGGCCGACGCCGACCTGAAAACCGCCGCAGCGGGTGCGGCCAGTGCGATATTTTTCAACCAGGGCCAGGTCTGCTGTGCAGGCTCCAGGCTGTATGTGCAGCGCAAGCATTTCGACAATGTGGTGGCCGACATCAGCGACATCGCCAATGCGATGAAACTCGGCAACGGCCTCGACCCGAGCGTGGAAATGGGCCCGCTGATTTCCGCGCGCCAGCAGGAGCGGGTCTACAACTACATCGAAATGGGCCGGGAAAGCGGCGCAACCATCGCCTGCGGCGGCGAGCAATTCGGGCCGGGGTTCTTCGTCAAACCGACGGTGATTGTCGATGTAGACCAGCAGCATTCGCTGGTGCAGGAAGAGATCTTCGGGCCGGTGCTGGTGGCGATTCCATTCGATGACGAGGCGGATGCACTGCGCATGGCCAACGACAGTCCTTACGGTCTGGGCGCCAGCATCTGGTCGAACGACCTGGCGGCAGTGCACCGGATGATTCCACGGATCAAGTCGGGATCGGTGTGGGTCAACTGCCACAGTGCGCTGGATCCGGCGCTGCCGTTTGGCGGCTACAAGATGTCCGGGGTCGGGCGCGAGATGGGGTATGCGGCGATCGAGCATTACACCGAGTTGAAGTCGGTGTTGATCAAATTGTAA
- a CDS encoding NAD(P)/FAD-dependent oxidoreductase, protein MTPILILGAGSAGAAVALGLRRLGYTVTLVSEWRRFAALEGVSQRVLEALRGAGLNHALADATLPSRRQVSWNGQQHAQNIEFLLDRPTFDRGLREDLRLAGVEVIEGRILTVQSSGDGHRVELDRGETLTADFLVEARGRQAPASGKGLRGPETVSLLNRWQGAPGVTASAVESLEDGWAWMARRDDGQCYWQWTMDVASAGLPGKAQLLDYCRTRRQASDFAQAFFASGVESELQLHARSSTAILAPQVCGENWIRVGDAAMAVDPLSGNGIFQSLSSALQAPVVINTLLRKPERAALAQRFHRQRVEQLFLRFARIGRDFYADEQRWLDQPFWQARRHWPDAEVAHAAADFAALRIERMPVLRDGFVDETEVVITAEQPLGIWHVQGVELAPLVRRLRDEPADRALAGLTREQGRAVRGWLLAQGFKP, encoded by the coding sequence ATGACGCCGATCCTGATTCTCGGTGCCGGGTCGGCTGGTGCAGCGGTTGCGTTGGGGCTTCGACGCTTGGGTTACACGGTGACACTGGTCAGCGAATGGCGCCGCTTTGCGGCGCTCGAAGGCGTGTCGCAACGGGTGCTGGAGGCGTTGCGCGGTGCCGGGTTGAATCATGCGCTGGCGGACGCCACGTTGCCGTCCCGGCGACAGGTTTCGTGGAATGGCCAGCAGCATGCGCAGAACATCGAGTTTCTGCTGGATCGTCCGACCTTCGATCGTGGTTTGCGTGAAGACTTGCGGCTGGCCGGCGTCGAGGTGATTGAAGGGCGAATCCTGACTGTGCAGTCCTCGGGGGACGGTCATCGAGTCGAGCTCGACCGTGGTGAGACACTGACGGCGGATTTCCTGGTGGAGGCCCGGGGGCGACAGGCACCGGCATCCGGCAAAGGCCTGCGCGGACCGGAGACGGTCAGCCTGCTCAATCGTTGGCAAGGGGCACCGGGTGTGACCGCCAGTGCCGTGGAAAGCCTTGAAGATGGTTGGGCGTGGATGGCGCGGCGGGATGACGGCCAATGTTATTGGCAATGGACCATGGACGTGGCGAGCGCCGGGTTGCCGGGCAAGGCGCAGTTGCTCGATTACTGCCGCACGCGGCGTCAGGCTTCGGATTTTGCTCAAGCGTTCTTTGCTAGTGGCGTGGAGTCGGAGTTGCAACTGCACGCTCGCAGCAGCACGGCGATTCTTGCGCCGCAGGTCTGCGGTGAAAACTGGATTCGTGTCGGCGATGCGGCGATGGCAGTGGACCCGCTGTCCGGCAACGGGATTTTTCAGTCGCTGTCCTCGGCGTTGCAGGCGCCGGTGGTGATCAATACGTTGCTGCGCAAACCGGAACGAGCAGCCTTGGCGCAACGTTTTCATCGGCAACGGGTGGAGCAATTGTTCCTGCGCTTTGCGCGCATCGGCCGGGACTTTTATGCCGATGAACAGCGTTGGCTTGATCAGCCATTCTGGCAGGCGCGGCGGCATTGGCCCGACGCGGAAGTAGCCCATGCAGCGGCGGATTTTGCCGCATTACGCATCGAGCGGATGCCGGTGTTGCGTGACGGGTTTGTCGATGAAACCGAGGTGGTGATTACGGCGGAACAGCCGCTGGGGATCTGGCATGTGCAAGGCGTGGAGCTGGCGCCGCTGGTAAGGCGCTTGCGCGATGAGCCGGCGGATCGGGCGCTGGCGGGGTTGACGCGTGAGCAGGGACGAGCCGTTCGCGGGTGGCTGTTGGCTCAGGGTTTCAAACCCTGA
- a CDS encoding S8 family serine peptidase, which produces MKPELRIGVVDSGHSAAQRVQVVAGRRFSLLEDGLAESDLRDDPLGHGSAVIEAISRRAPAAQICVAQVFDQRGVTSALQISAAIDWLVAQDVRLINLSLGLRQDRSLLRQACAAAVARGVLLCASSPAQGAAVFPASYPQVLRVTGDARCTDEQWSWLDSAQADFAACVRGTYPGQSGASLGCAALSGHIARYLLEHPQASNAEVIDWLKQHARYRGPERRFGP; this is translated from the coding sequence ATGAAGCCTGAATTGCGTATCGGTGTGGTCGACAGCGGACACTCGGCTGCGCAACGGGTGCAGGTGGTTGCCGGGCGACGGTTCTCATTGCTGGAGGACGGTCTGGCCGAATCGGATCTGCGCGACGATCCGCTTGGTCATGGCAGCGCGGTGATCGAGGCGATCAGCCGTCGCGCACCGGCCGCGCAGATTTGTGTGGCTCAGGTGTTCGATCAACGCGGTGTCACCAGCGCCTTGCAGATTTCTGCGGCCATCGATTGGCTGGTGGCGCAGGACGTGCGGCTGATCAATCTGAGCCTTGGCCTGCGTCAGGATCGCAGTCTGTTGCGCCAAGCCTGCGCGGCGGCGGTGGCTCGTGGAGTGTTGCTGTGTGCATCGAGCCCGGCGCAGGGCGCGGCGGTGTTTCCGGCCAGTTATCCGCAAGTATTGCGGGTGACCGGTGACGCCCGTTGCACCGATGAACAGTGGTCCTGGCTCGACAGTGCACAGGCGGATTTTGCCGCGTGTGTTCGTGGCACCTATCCGGGGCAGTCCGGGGCCAGTCTGGGGTGTGCCGCGTTGAGCGGTCACATTGCCCGCTATTTGCTGGAGCATCCTCAGGCGAGCAATGCCGAGGTCATTGATTGGCTGAAACAGCACGCTCGTTATCGCGGCCCTGAACGGCGTTTCGGCCCATGA
- a CDS encoding ABC transporter ATP-binding protein → MQRLFVRLIDSQNPAALQAALRWLYGFVRPQRLAIAGLLGLSVCASLLVLVQPWLVKLLIDDGLLARNFPMLVMIAVLMIIAGLLGTALSGINRYLHTRLSGRILFALRDDLYRHLQKLSPSFYGHRRIGDLMSRLDGDVAEIQRFAVDSLFSAVSSVIGLVVAIAMLFTLSWKLSLLALVLIPLDVLWLRWMRRKVERDVRQLRERSADMSSFMVETLPVMKFIQSAGQQQREARRLENLGQGYMNQLLRLQVTEFFTQAVPGTLTSLSRACAFLIGGYWVVQGTWQLGALIAFSTYLGMAVGPVQSLLGLYVAIQRMTVSLGRVMELRGEEPTVFSPVTPKPFPTSGELRFDTVHFSHPGRPSTLSGIEATIPYGLKVALSGGSGVGKSTLIDLLQRHHDPQSGRVLLGEVDLRELELFELRRRIAVVSQDIVLFRGSLADNLAYAVPDASREAIAEVARLAQLDSLIASLPEGLDSPLGERGQQLSGGQKQRIAIARALLQDPLILVLDEATSAVDEATEREVIEAIDRLFAGRTRILISHRPSTLADADLRFELLDGVLISKTVLHEA, encoded by the coding sequence ATGCAGCGCCTGTTCGTGCGGCTGATCGACAGCCAGAACCCCGCCGCGCTGCAAGCGGCATTGCGTTGGTTGTATGGGTTCGTGCGGCCGCAGCGGCTTGCGATTGCCGGACTGCTCGGTCTGTCGGTGTGCGCGTCGCTGCTGGTGCTGGTGCAGCCGTGGCTGGTCAAGCTGCTGATCGACGACGGCCTGCTGGCACGCAACTTCCCGATGCTGGTAATGATCGCGGTGCTGATGATCATCGCGGGACTGCTCGGCACGGCGTTGTCGGGGATCAACCGTTATCTGCACACGCGGCTGTCCGGGCGGATTCTGTTTGCTCTGCGCGATGATCTTTACCGGCATTTGCAGAAGCTGTCGCCGAGCTTCTACGGCCATCGGCGGATCGGTGATCTCATGTCGCGGCTGGATGGCGATGTGGCGGAGATTCAGCGCTTCGCCGTGGACTCGTTGTTCTCGGCGGTGTCGAGTGTGATTGGCCTGGTAGTGGCGATAGCGATGTTGTTCACCCTGTCGTGGAAACTCTCGTTGCTGGCGCTGGTGCTGATCCCGCTCGACGTGCTGTGGCTGCGCTGGATGCGGCGCAAGGTCGAGCGCGACGTGCGGCAGTTGCGCGAGCGTTCGGCGGACATGTCGTCGTTCATGGTCGAGACCCTTCCGGTGATGAAATTCATCCAGTCCGCCGGCCAGCAACAGCGTGAAGCACGGCGTCTGGAAAACCTCGGGCAAGGCTACATGAACCAGTTGCTGCGGCTGCAAGTCACCGAGTTTTTCACCCAGGCCGTGCCTGGCACCTTGACCTCGCTGTCCCGCGCCTGCGCTTTTTTGATCGGTGGCTATTGGGTGGTACAGGGCACCTGGCAGCTCGGCGCGCTGATCGCGTTTTCCACCTATCTTGGGATGGCGGTCGGGCCGGTGCAGAGCCTGTTGGGATTGTACGTGGCAATCCAGCGCATGACCGTCAGTCTGGGGCGAGTCATGGAGTTGCGCGGCGAAGAGCCCACCGTGTTTTCACCGGTCACGCCGAAACCGTTTCCGACTTCGGGGGAGCTGCGTTTCGACACGGTGCACTTCAGCCATCCGGGTCGCCCAAGCACATTGAGCGGCATCGAGGCGACGATTCCCTACGGTCTGAAAGTCGCCTTGAGCGGCGGCTCCGGTGTCGGCAAATCGACGCTGATCGATCTGCTGCAACGGCATCATGATCCGCAGTCCGGGCGAGTGTTGCTCGGCGAGGTGGATTTGCGTGAACTTGAACTGTTCGAACTGCGCCGGCGCATTGCCGTGGTCAGTCAGGACATCGTGCTGTTTCGCGGCAGCCTCGCCGACAACCTGGCCTACGCGGTGCCGGACGCCAGCCGCGAGGCCATCGCCGAGGTCGCACGGCTGGCGCAACTCGACAGCTTGATCGCGTCGCTGCCCGAAGGCCTCGACAGCCCGCTGGGCGAGCGCGGTCAGCAGTTGTCCGGCGGGCAGAAACAGCGCATCGCGATTGCCCGGGCGCTGTTGCAGGATCCGCTGATTCTGGTGCTCGACGAAGCCACATCGGCAGTCGATGAAGCCACCGAGCGCGAGGTGATCGAAGCCATCGACCGGTTATTTGCCGGGCGCACACGAATCCTTATCAGCCACCGCCCCTCGACCCTGGCCGATGCTGACCTGCGTTTCGAGTTGCTCGACGGTGTACTCATTTCGAAAACGGTGCTGCATGAAGCCTGA